The genomic segment GGATGCATTAGTGCTCACCTGGTTGTTGATGTCATCGATGGGCTCGATTCCAGCGTACTAAAAAACGAGCAGACAGGCAAGTAAGTGGCGGGCGTGCCAGAGAACCCTCTCCTTGCTGTCTTTTGAATTGCACTCACGGATCCGTCGTCGATCCTAAGTCTCTCCCGTCGCTCCTCAAAGTCCCTCAGCAGTGCCCCCATCGGGCCTTTTGGCAGGGGTGAAGCTATGAGGATCACATGACATCACATGGTTCAGTATTGTGTGATGTCTTTAGCCAGGTTATTGATTAGTCAAAAGAGGAGCCGGTTGGCCAAGGACTTTGGTCTGTCTCTCCCAATTGTTTGCAGGTCATGATTGAATGTTCCAGTCAGATAACCAACGCGAATGAGAAGCGACAATGCCACGCCATCTGACATGGATTGGCTTCGTGGCGAATGATGGaggcatttgtgtttgtgataAGGGAAATTGGCAAACGAGAGAAGGACGACTTTGGGACCCACCTGAGTTTTCTGTGGGTAAAAGCTGCTTGGCGGTCATCTTTGATGCCTGCGCCAACAAAGGAACTGCAAAGTGAAGGTTGGACTCCCTGAACTCCCTTCTGGGCTCTCTGCATCCTCTGGACAGTATAGAATCCCTGGACTCCAAGGACTCTCTCGACTGTCTGGACTGCTGAAGCTCCCGCTCTCGTCGTAGAGCCTCTTCTATCTCCTTCTCAATGAAATTTGGAACACTGTTTTTCCTAGTCTTCAGGTCGGTAGACTCCCGCCAAGAAAGAGTTCTGGTCCACGAGCCGAcatgggaggaggaggaggtttcTTTGGCGTGTCTATGAGGACAGCAAGGAAACAAAATGACCTCCTGGTCCTGCCGGTCCTCCTGGAACTGTTCCTTTGGGTGTAAAAGCGCTCTCGGTGGTTCTGGAGCCTGCCGATTTACTTCCCCCTCATGGTTTCCCTGCTCAATAAAAAAGTGCAACTGGTTGTTAGGAATTGGTTGTGACTGAGCACGCTTGCTTTGAATCCCCACCATGTGTGAGAGACCTTCATGGTGCTTCAGGCCTCTTGAGCGCTGGAGGTTTTCCTCACGTTCTCGAACCGAGCGGATCTCCTTCTCAATCGGGGTCTCGTCGTCAACATCAGACTTGCCTTTCCTCACTGCTTGCGGAGGAATGCTGTCATCAAACACGTCTTTACCGCTGACGAAGCCACGGCATCCCTCTGCCCGCACGTCCTCAACAGCCCAAAAATTCAGGTCGTCCACTGTGCCACTAGGACCTGACCTCTGCTCATTCCCAGTTGAGGTTTGAGTTTTGCCAGACTGGGAGTGGCTAAGGACGGTGCGTTCGCCCTGCTCCAGCTTGAGGAACTGGTGCCGAGCGGCACTGAAGTCGATCTGCGCCCTGTCGATTATTGCGGAGCGAGGGGCTTCTAATCTTACAGGGCTGTGGCTCAAAGTCAAACCTTTTGCCTGCATATTTGTTGATAGACTCCAATCCCGCTCGTTGAGCACACTCAGCTGCTCACTGAGCTTGAAAGTTGGATTCTTCTTTGGGGCCTGCTTTTGGATAATTTCCTTCCTCAGTTGTCTCTCTTCTTCTTCGCCAAACACTTGACAGCGGTTGTCTGGCTGGATTCGGTACGGTGACTCCTCCGAGTCTGGAAACAGACTCTCTGTTTTGTTGCTGCCGGTGTAAGTCTGCACTTTAAAGGCCTTGCCTTCCTTCAACGTCGTGAGATGAACCTGCCGCTCAGGCGAAAGCATCCACACCTCATTCAGCTCTGCTTCCGGACTCGTCGGGTCTTCCACAATGGAGTAAAACCCACAGCGGGATCCTGAGCTGCTGTCAGGACTGCCCTCGTCCGGTGACATATTGACCTGAGCCGGCCCCTTGGGTGCCAAGAACTCGTCTTCACCCCTGCTCGGACGCAGCGGGGGGGACGGAGGCTTGGGCGCAAACCTCCAGGGAATGTAGTCCATGGTGACGTTGAAGACAAACAAATCAGGCAGGATTCCAACGCAGAGCAGCAAAGGGGGCCTTAGCAGGGCGACGACGGGAGGAACGTTACCTCAGAGACGACAAGAAAGGATATTACCGCGGCGACACGAGAGGTGACGACAACAAAAGGAGGGCTTACTATGGTGATAACAGAGAATTCCCTATGGTGGCATGGCCACAGAGGAAAAAGCGGCTGGCACAAAGGGGAGCCCGTTCTTCGGACATCACTGTTCGCTTTTGACCTAACTTGCGTGTGCAGCCCAGTAGATAAACTGAGGGCGGCAGCCCTCCCCCTGCAGTCAGCTGATAAGGTCAACTGACATAAGATGAGAGTTCAATATTGAACGAGCCAAAACAAGGTAATGGGTGTTGCCAGACGGAAATCCGAGTAAAAAATCATGGTGGATTTGCGAATCCGCCTTGTTTATTACTCGGTGAGAAttttgtagtccaaacaactcaaggatACCAAAGTGGagagatcaaaatgttccgttgttggatttgttgttgtcaatCCACACAAATCATTGCAAAACATCAGAAACTCAAAGAAGTGCctggtcaaatttcatttttcaagcagTGTCCCCACGTCTGTGGGCAAAGTCCTGCTTGTTAAGGAGTTTCAGAAATCTTTTATCAGTATAGAGAAGGATTTGCCGAAAGACTTCATTTCGTTGATGGTTCAGTTCCTTCAATCTATGGAAATGATGGACACAATAAAGTGGTAAATTTGAAATGACACAATATAATAACTGCTGGGctaataggctccagcacgcccgcgacccctgtggggacaagtggtatagaaaatggatggatggaaattctAACCCGAGCCAAATCCTAGTCGAGGGGGAGTGGCTGATGGTGCAGGGGTACACTTGCTTTTCTTGTGTGCCGACAGAGTTCGTTTCCCACATATGACGGTGTGAGTGACGGTGTGAATGTCAGAGTcagagagtcagagtcagctttattgtcaattccttcatgctaagacacacaaataaacCGAAATTTCGTTCCccccatcccacggtgacgagacacagcacacgatcaacacacaagtaaaacaacgggggagagagttcaggaccccaacagcctggagatcacaaacttcgccagtggtgcagtgctggcatcccacaacagagtcccggcaccattcgtcacggacgtagacgcacagtccacctcctcgcgatgttccccctcgtacaatggcccggtccgcccgatagcacgccatccgctccagatgcacagcagtcacgcactgtccggtccgtagaactcagcaggcatgttgatgtccagcgatcgaacgttcgccagaagaatggaaggcacggccgggcgagctgggttggccgccagcctggcccggacgcccaaccgggggaggaatagcaggcgcGTCCGGCGGCGCtccaggacggagcagaccgagcgcctttaatgtccccgcttcaaagtccagatcgccacaaaactcgctttcgccgatgtcgagcagaaccagcccgccgcacttgtagcacaacccggtacgacgagacgaacacacaaaactgtcggacaaacccacatcaaacgacaaaacaaaacaccgttggAATGTGCgagtaacaaaacaaaaaaatcctagcCGAAGCCCCGCCCCCGTCTTTTAATGGCTGCAGCgagtagtgatgtgcattccagttcttttaggtgaactgaatctttagaatcggttcacctttaagattcgttcaaacgaatcgttcaacgactcgtcccccccccccccccccacacacacactgatccgtttttttttattttttataatttacACAACATCCCGTGGAAGcaacccatacacatcaatactcaaacaatacaactacaccccccccccctccaaattatcattattatataataataattggctcgggtaattaacacatttctttctataatacaacatACAACACctacacactgatccgttggcGACAGTCGCAACccggtcgtgaacgggaagttgcgtcactgactcgttcgtgaacgggaaattacgtcactgactcgtaaagtcccgcCTCCATCTAGCactcgctgctgattggtggtcgttcgcgaagattaaCGAATGAGTGACGCACAGCATTGCCGCTATGccattgccagccgacacacgttatgccgacattgatgttttaattcgttaattttggggacaccaactcatataacaacataaaacacatatccatattgtcatataaagcagttaaccaaatgtctgatttttgttttgattggcgaatataaaaacaaggaataaaacaccagacaagttttaacataacataataataataataataaaactacatctcaaaccagcaatttaatgtgaaactgcagttgatatattggataacaatatttaggcttatatatgcatacacgcactggcgtagccaagccggggcgagccggggcggcgccccggttaggactccctgcgccccggttgaaaaaaatcgagctttttcgattcttcattttcatgccgtttttttctttcggtcttgcgcgaatgtgcttgcgctattctatgtgcgcgatgttatccattcaccgtttgcctcccggacccggatgttgttttagcgatcagcgaacggcgtgggtgatgttcgattttttttgctgtgggcgcgcgcccctactggaaaaattcctggctacgccactgcaTACACGTaatttaaaacctactataagtaaatcgtaaatctacattctggattacatagttcacgccaggagacgcaaacacgttcactgactgatccgttgatgcacgggaaggcagttcactcattgactcgttcgcgaacgagaaAGTTaagattcgttccctcactgatccgttcctcacgatgaactggaaatgcgaatcactcactcactgattcgttcactcacagattcgttcgttggtgaacgggaaatgcaattcacgactcgttcgtgaatgggaagttacgtcattttcttctacgttttgttttacggcgaggtggcaccagcttcaatgggcattaccgacacctactggttgaatcAGATGAAGTGAAacaagaacgaatcactttaggaagtgttTCGTTCACTGAAACGAGTCGTTCATTTGAACGAaccgttcactcacgagccaacacgaGCAGCGAGTGATACTTGTACTCCTCTTCATGATTGAAGCGCTCTGCTtccttttgttgtatttatccTCCAACGAGACGGTCAGTTTGCCGCGCTCTGACTGAGCCCAAGGAAGAGGAATTGCAGAGCCTTGGGAGTCGCTGATGGTGCAGCAGGGACGTGGCAGTGCCTCACCTTGCCACCAGGGGCAGTAAAGGGCTCAACATGGTTTCCTCAGCTGTCACCAtaagttgttaaaaaatgaataatataatatctgTCCTGTGGCCTAtgcttttaatgcaattttggtgtgtttcctatacatttggatcattttcatagtcaaaatagctgtatttcttgttcaaataacAACGGGAGACGAGAATCATGGAGGCTGCGGCAGTGACAGGTTGTGCCGCTCAgggcgtgcgtgtgagagTGTGCTCCACTCACACACTGTACTGAGCGCGTGCAAACGGCGCGTGCTTGCTTGCAGTCAGCGGGTGAAAATACGAGCCTTGAGGCAGCCAGTACCTTTGCCGCGAAGATGGGGCGATAGTGAGCCTCCGGCTAATAGTTCACGACACGAGTAAATGGGAGAGtaaattaagaaaaagaaaataaaaacaaccaacaacaTTCGGTGCTAACGCGTTGctatttggctttgttttccctGACAATGGAGGATATAATCTCGAAAATaagaattttttaaaaacttgacTTTCAGTCAAAGCAAGAAACCATAAGTAAGGGAAGACCAACGCCAGATTTGCGAGGATTAATTCAAACTACGGGCCTCCCGGGACGGACTACAACACGTTCGTTTCAAAAGGATTGGTACTCTAAAAAAGACTGGCTTTGTGGTTGTGCTGCCAAAAATCTACTTTATTGCTTTCCCTGTCATCGAGATCTTCGTCCAGAAGGACAGGAGAATGGACTTCATTTACAAGTAAAGGTAAGAATACtgcagtggtgtgtttaaatgtacagtggtgtgtttaaaatgttattacaTTTAATCAAGAATGGGATAACAACCATGTATGCATGTAAATCTGACTTGTGAGTCAGTGCCTTAGCGTCACAGTACGTTTGTAAATCTGACTCTGTCAGTGCCTCACCAACACCaaccctcaccgcacgtcactgtggtGCAGGGGTGCACTTACCAGTCTTGTGTGCTGACATTGTGAGTTCAATTCCCGCAGACGCCGTTGTGAGTATGTGACAAAAAAACGTCATAACATTGGCGCAGTTGACTGGTGTCGAGGACACGTAGGTCGCATGCGACTCTTCCCGTCCTGCACCTGATGCTCAAATAATCTTTTcccattcaaatgaatggaaatataGTAGAAGTCCATTCCAACTTGTCTAAGACAACCAAACAGTTAGCCAAGCTAAGCATGGGGTTAgctcaggggtgggcaaacgttttgactggcgggccgaattgggttctaaattttgaccggggggggCGAACCAGGaccagatggacgtagtgtttgtgtgaagtaatagaaatgacatataaaggtcattgcataaaaggtttttacatttagtaggtagtaaagtatggatattcaaaaaaagcttttcgaaaacaaatgcatttattcattaaaaaagatttcaccaaaaaactgctatcagtgattctcattaaatacgacactgttattatgaatagtAGTTTCcgtcacttcagcgcctgcaggtcagatttatgaaatatgttaatctaatgaggcgaaatcacatcaaacggcaaacattctgaccaaatacatcatcttgaagaatcagtgaaataatacaacgaaataaagtaataaaaaaatcaatagtatcgttggtctcccttttttgctagtgcatcatggtctggagtaaaatttgttgtggtaattcttaggatagagccgcgGTGTTGGTCTGTTAACCTAGCTCTgcgacgggctttgttgacgttcatgtggctgaacgtctgctcacacacgtaggtcaagccaaattgtccactatttttttaaacactcggcacagtgtccacctttcttttcctcgggccactcattttaatggaaggattccaggggaaggtttgtgggtggcattagcgcaaaactgtatctgaaagctcagcgcgcgaattacgagaatgctgacgtcactgcccacactcgaaattcggcactgatggaAATAGAGCGCAGAGTGCGCCGGATCCATACTACTtagtacatacacacacttgtgagtgtgcaccgagctttctgacactgCTTCCAGGAGTAAATGCGCgagcgggcgcttccccatctattggggaaacatagtaattgcagggaaagtGTTTAAtgatacaatttattcaggtttggcgggccggattaaacggccccgtgggccggatgtggcccgcgggccgtagtttgcccattcTGGGTTAGCTGCTGGCCACACGCGGCATCGCGCATTGGACCCCCGCTGGGAAGCGCTTGTGCGACCTCCTTGGGGACAATTGACCTTTGAACGCCATCTTGGTTGTGACATGACAGGGTCAACACCATCTGTCGACGGACGTCACTGGCACATTTGGATTACGATGACATAGTTTTTCCTAAAGAAACCCGCATTTTCCTCCGACCACCTTCGACAGAAGTCAgactttgcttttaatttacACCTTGAAGAAATTGCACGTGCAATGGGCATGCATGAGGATTACAAGTGTAacatttttcaataaatacatgaCTAATCATACAATCGAgaagtgcgagtgcgaatgttTGCTGGCAACCAGTTGGAGTTCTACCTCACCTACCAGCCGCCGGAAACTAGTCGGATTTGAGCAAAATGAATCTTTCAGGGTTGGTGATAATTTCCAAGCTCTAAATGCTgcgtgggggggggcatattTGCCCCACCTTCCAGAAATGACGGCATTCGTGATCATTTCCAAGCTATAAATGCCACAACCTGCGGGGGCCATATttgccccacccccaccctccGGAAATGACGAGCTGTTGTTTATGTGGCGCCCCCTGCAGGCTCACATCGCACTGCAGCACATGCAGGCTTTTTTCTCCCCTAGTGACTCGTGCTTGGTTGGCGGGGGCACAGCCGCCTCGGGCTCCGCCCCGCCTCCCGAGGGTGACGTGTTCCCCTGGCGGATCGGGATGCGCTCCGCCTCCACGCTGACCTGCAGACCAGGGTTTTGGCCCAGCTCAGACTGGTAAACCTGGACCGCCTCGCCTCCGCTCGCCATTGTGATTCCCTGGCTCTGGCGTGACTTGGCAAGTAACGCTATCGCCGCCTGGTGGATCGCCCACTCGGCTGCCTGGTGGGTCGCCTGCTCGGCTGCCTTGTTGGTCACCCGCTTGGCCTGCTCGGCCGCCTGCACGGCCGCCTTGTC from the Syngnathus acus chromosome 4, fSynAcu1.2, whole genome shotgun sequence genome contains:
- the LOC119121616 gene encoding mitotic interactor and substrate of PLK1 isoform X2, with translation MDYIPWRFAPKPPSPPLRPSRGEDEFLAPKGPAQVNMSPDEGSPDSSSGSRCGFYSIVEDPTSPEAELNEVWMLSPERQVHLTTLKEGKAFKVQTYTGSNKTESLFPDSEESPYRIQPDNRCQVFGEEEERQLRKEIIQKQAPKKNPTFKLSEQLSVLNERDWSLSTNMQAKGLTLSHSPVRLEAPRSAIIDRAQIDFSAARHQFLKLEQGERTVLSHSQSGKTQTSTGNEQRSGPSGTVDDLNFWAVEDVRAEGCRGFVSGKDVFDDSIPPQAVRKGKSDVDDETPIEKEIRSVREREENLQRSRGLKHHEGLSHMGNHEGEVNRQAPEPPRALLHPKEQFQEDRQDQEVILFPCCPHRHAKETSSSSHVGSWTRTLSWRESTDLKTRKNSVPNFIEKEIEEALRRERELQQSRQSRESLESRDSILSRGCREPRREFRESNLHFAVPLLAQASKMTAKQLLPTENSASPLPKGPMGALLRDFEERRERLRIDDGSYAGIEPIDDINNQVVESTRVIRHKSQRALRWEAGLFAN
- the LOC119121616 gene encoding mitotic interactor and substrate of PLK1 isoform X1 yields the protein MDYIPWRFAPKPPSPPLRPSRGEDEFLAPKGPAQVNMSPDEGSPDSSSGSRCGFYSIVEDPTSPEAELNEVWMLSPERQVHLTTLKEGKAFKVQTYTGSNKTESLFPDSEESPYRIQPDNRCQVFGEEEERQLRKEIIQKQAPKKNPTFKLSEQLSVLNERDWSLSTNMQAKGLTLSHSPVRLEAPRSAIIDRAQIDFSAARHQFLKLEQGERTVLSHSQSGKTQTSTGNEQRSGPSGTVDDLNFWAVEDVRAEGCRGFVSGKDVFDDSIPPQAVRKGKSDVDDETPIEKEIRSVREREENLQRSRGLKHHEGLSHMVGIQSKRAQSQPIPNNQLHFFIEQGNHEGEVNRQAPEPPRALLHPKEQFQEDRQDQEVILFPCCPHRHAKETSSSSHVGSWTRTLSWRESTDLKTRKNSVPNFIEKEIEEALRRERELQQSRQSRESLESRDSILSRGCREPRREFRESNLHFAVPLLAQASKMTAKQLLPTENSASPLPKGPMGALLRDFEERRERLRIDDGSYAGIEPIDDINNQVVESTRVIRHKSQRALRWEAGLFAN
- the palm1a gene encoding paralemmin 1a isoform X3; protein product: MKRAVYSMEIKVERNKTTGETRVLSSHTKLPVDCSHGGVKVYEDEQKVVHEVDGQDGVRLLSAAEVEELILKAEQAADKVAEQEAVWEAEQVAMRKAEQAADKAAVQAAEQAKRVTNKAAEQATHQAAEWAIHQAAIALLAKSRQSQGITMASGGEAVQVYQSELGQNPGLQVSVEAERIPIRQGNTSPSGGGAEPEAAVPPPTKHESLGEKKACMCCSAM